From a single Calothrix sp. NIES-2098 genomic region:
- a CDS encoding serine/threonine protein kinase, translated as MTSPPSSNSWNGRFIGDNQRYRLDKRLAGGGMGEVFLAMDTRVGQQVALKLLKDTLVPSKEMRKRFEREIAVCAALQSDHIVKISDCGVTEEGFPFYVMEYLRGQTLRQLLLREKRLSVERTVGIIAQVCKGLQLAHQGVTLQRDGGKSTEHIQVIHRDLKPDNIFLVPTDLGEWVKILDFGVAKIRHESSEQTNITNTFIGTFRYAAPEQIQSDKNLDARADIYSLGLILYEMLSGVDPFGLGVKAHNISEASWVLAHAYEPPKPLRSQPGCEYLSEQLEAVVLKCLQKNPNNRFASVEELDRALQSAAKPIALNFSVEDEEAIALHPTVPRPARNFDTIPRPLTAIEQSQLEDTIPPSQPLHRGETIPRPLTPVEPSQGEEDTILRPQPLYHQGSDQETTPRPLTPIEYSQGENETIPRPQPLYRQGSDQETTPRPLTPIEQSQPEGTIFQPRPGQHQGSHGETVPRPLQPIPQQQGQDETIPRPQPMPDRGSDGETVPRPLQPIPQQQPDGTIFQPRPAANLETNQNLVANNPEFSPEGTIFQTRPASGQGEQAASEGTLFQPRPTPQPTPDGGTIYQPRPVSGQAGQPTPDGGTIYQPRPSGQAGQPTPDGGTIYQPRPGQTARDGSTIFQPRTNKQTLEKLPKNFWRTIGILLAIAFSLTAIVYLYPHFQPNKESDRKTWQKFNHVW; from the coding sequence ATGACATCCCCACCATCTTCAAATTCTTGGAATGGGCGCTTTATAGGTGATAATCAGCGATACCGTTTAGACAAACGGTTAGCTGGTGGTGGCATGGGTGAAGTCTTCCTAGCAATGGATACCCGTGTAGGTCAGCAGGTAGCATTAAAGTTATTGAAAGATACGCTAGTACCCTCAAAAGAGATGCGAAAGCGCTTTGAGAGGGAGATAGCAGTGTGTGCGGCTTTGCAAAGCGACCACATCGTTAAAATCAGTGATTGTGGCGTCACAGAAGAAGGATTTCCATTTTACGTAATGGAATATCTGCGCGGGCAAACACTGAGGCAATTACTACTGCGTGAAAAGCGGTTATCCGTAGAGCGCACTGTAGGTATTATCGCTCAAGTTTGTAAAGGTTTGCAGCTAGCACATCAAGGAGTAACTTTACAACGAGATGGTGGTAAAAGCACTGAGCATATTCAGGTAATCCATCGCGACCTCAAACCAGACAATATATTTCTAGTGCCGACGGATTTGGGAGAATGGGTAAAGATTTTGGATTTTGGTGTGGCAAAAATCCGCCATGAATCTTCAGAACAAACTAATATTACTAATACATTTATTGGCACATTTCGCTACGCCGCACCAGAGCAAATTCAAAGCGATAAAAACCTAGACGCCAGGGCAGATATTTACAGCTTGGGACTGATTCTCTACGAAATGCTGAGTGGAGTAGATCCTTTTGGTTTAGGCGTTAAAGCTCATAATATCAGCGAAGCCTCTTGGGTATTAGCCCATGCCTATGAACCGCCGAAACCATTGCGATCGCAACCTGGATGTGAATATTTGTCCGAGCAACTAGAGGCTGTGGTGCTCAAATGCTTGCAAAAGAATCCCAATAACCGTTTTGCCAGTGTAGAAGAACTGGATCGAGCTTTGCAGTCTGCCGCTAAACCAATTGCTCTTAATTTTAGCGTTGAGGATGAAGAAGCGATCGCGCTCCATCCCACAGTACCCAGACCTGCTAGGAATTTTGATACCATACCCCGACCGTTAACAGCGATTGAGCAGAGCCAACTTGAGGACACCATACCTCCATCTCAGCCTCTGCATCGTGGAGAAACCATACCCCGACCGTTGACCCCTGTTGAGCCAAGCCAAGGGGAAGAAGATACGATTCTTCGTCCCCAACCTTTGTATCATCAAGGTTCAGACCAAGAAACTACACCGCGACCCCTGACACCGATTGAGTACAGTCAAGGGGAAAATGAAACCATACCTCGTCCTCAACCCTTATATCGGCAAGGTTCAGACCAAGAAACCACACCGCGACCCCTGACACCAATTGAGCAAAGCCAACCAGAAGGCACAATTTTTCAACCACGGCCTGGACAACATCAAGGTTCACATGGGGAAACAGTACCGCGACCTCTACAACCTATTCCTCAACAGCAAGGACAAGATGAAACCATACCTCGCCCCCAACCCATGCCAGATCGAGGTTCGGATGGGGAAACAGTACCGCGACCTCTGCAACCTATTCCCCAACAGCAACCAGACGGCACGATTTTTCAACCACGGCCAGCAGCAAATCTAGAAACTAATCAAAATTTAGTTGCGAATAATCCTGAATTCAGCCCAGAAGGGACAATTTTTCAAACTCGCCCTGCATCCGGCCAAGGCGAACAAGCCGCATCAGAGGGGACATTATTCCAACCACGCCCCACACCCCAACCTACACCCGATGGCGGGACAATCTATCAACCTCGTCCTGTATCTGGACAAGCTGGACAACCAACGCCAGATGGCGGAACAATCTATCAACCCCGTCCATCTGGACAAGCTGGTCAACCAACACCAGATGGTGGAACAATCTATCAACCCCGCCCCGGACAAACAGCACGGGATGGTAGCACGATTTTTCAACCTAGGACAAATAAACAAACCCTTGAGAAACTGCCAAAAAATTTCTGGCGAACGATCGGGATATTGTTGGCGATCGCATTTTCCTTAACAGCGATCGTTTATTTATATCCGCACTTTCAACCCAATAAAGAAAGCGATCGGAAAACTTGGCAGAAATTCAACCATGTATGGTGA
- a CDS encoding uracil-DNA glycosylase, with protein MILSKLSPSWQTVLLEEFNKPYFSKLQSFLVEERQAHTVYPPEEDIFSAFELTPYEKVNVLLLGQDPYHDENQAHGLCFSVKPGIKPPPSLSNIFKELQNDVGFNIPNHGYLASWAKQGILMLNAVLTVRAHTPNSHKNQGWETFTDAVISKVNQKPDPVVFVLWGGYAQKKLKLIDTTRHQAIKSAHPSPLSARNGFFGSKPFSAINSALRSVGKPEIDWQLLDFD; from the coding sequence TTGATACTCAGCAAACTTTCTCCTAGTTGGCAAACAGTACTGTTGGAAGAGTTTAACAAACCATACTTTAGTAAGCTTCAAAGTTTTTTAGTAGAAGAACGCCAAGCACACACTGTATATCCACCTGAAGAAGATATATTTTCCGCTTTTGAATTGACACCTTACGAAAAAGTAAATGTCCTGTTACTTGGTCAAGATCCTTACCACGATGAGAACCAAGCGCATGGATTATGCTTTTCTGTCAAGCCTGGTATCAAGCCGCCTCCATCCCTGAGTAATATCTTTAAAGAACTCCAAAATGATGTTGGGTTTAATATCCCGAATCATGGCTATTTAGCATCATGGGCGAAACAAGGGATTTTGATGCTAAATGCAGTGCTAACTGTTAGGGCACACACACCTAATTCTCACAAAAATCAAGGTTGGGAAACTTTCACCGATGCGGTAATTAGCAAAGTCAATCAAAAGCCAGATCCTGTGGTTTTTGTATTGTGGGGTGGATATGCACAGAAGAAGCTGAAATTGATAGATACAACGCGACATCAAGCGATCAAATCAGCGCATCCTTCACCACTTTCTGCACGTAATGGCTTTTTTGGTAGCAAACCTTTCTCAGCTATCAACTCAGCCTTGCGTTCTGTTGGTAAACCAGAGATTGATTGGCAACTTCTTGATTTTGATTAG
- a CDS encoding PEP motif putative anchor domain protein, translated as MLTTKKRVVVTAGLVLSLATFGSKPSQAATLAASNAAFFVGNFSYNSPDIANYTNADADTYVSSTGGKVMATAVPTAFANSTSAFNNSDSSATGESGNYFGTAKSLAEIGLYNFKIAKDTTFSFDFDGVLNLLTSIDSSPHETANANGNIKFEVVNQANGEVLDYLYLFGNISTVDNNDFLNGYSSASLTFDPNSTIFDRNFGGMQEYASAIFRGTYSRTFTEDTVLSIRESKFNQVTVQVPEPLSCGGMLVAGLMGLWIKRKQKLEHE; from the coding sequence ATGTTGACAACTAAAAAAAGGGTCGTTGTGACCGCAGGCCTAGTTCTGAGTTTGGCTACTTTCGGTTCCAAACCTTCTCAAGCTGCTACTCTAGCTGCATCGAATGCAGCATTTTTCGTTGGTAACTTTAGCTATAACAGCCCAGATATCGCAAATTATACTAATGCTGATGCTGATACTTATGTATCTTCAACAGGTGGTAAAGTAATGGCCACGGCTGTACCAACTGCTTTTGCTAATTCCACTAGTGCTTTTAATAATTCTGATAGCTCTGCAACAGGCGAATCCGGCAACTATTTTGGTACAGCAAAAAGCTTGGCTGAAATTGGACTTTATAACTTCAAAATTGCTAAAGATACCACTTTTTCTTTCGATTTTGATGGAGTACTTAATTTACTAACATCAATAGATAGTTCGCCACACGAAACTGCTAATGCTAATGGAAATATCAAATTTGAAGTAGTGAATCAAGCTAATGGAGAGGTATTAGACTACCTTTATCTATTCGGAAATATATCAACTGTTGATAATAATGATTTTTTAAATGGTTACAGTAGTGCAAGTCTAACCTTTGACCCAAATTCTACGATTTTCGATCGGAATTTTGGTGGAATGCAAGAATATGCATCTGCTATTTTTAGAGGTACTTATTCTAGAACTTTTACTGAAGATACTGTTTTAAGTATTAGAGAATCAAAATTTAATCAAGTGACTGTTCAAGTTCCCGAACCGCTATCTTGTGGTGGGATGCTGGTTGCTGGTTTGATGGGATTGTGGATTAAACGCAAGCAGAAGCTAGAGCATGAATAA
- a CDS encoding peptidase U62 modulator of DNA gyrase, giving the protein MGSENLSQDTLAEHLLELAIKSGAEAAEVYQSRSLSRPIFFEANRLKQLETSQSEGTALRLWRNGRPGLTVAYGSVEPQAMVERSLALSQLNQPEPVELGTNSQPSYPDLGKSVPIEVLVNWGKEAIALVRDAYPDVLCNSDWECDVENTRLVNTAGLDCYYTDTTLSCYMSAEWIRGDDFLSVSDGQTQRDELDPEKLAYQILQRLIWARENVSPPSGRVPVLFTSKAADMLWGTVQAALNGKRVLEKASPWAERVGKPVVAPSLTLYQDPEAGPYSCPFDDEGSPTQPLVFIQNGVLQNFYCDRTTGRQLGIGSTGNGFRPSLGSYPSPGLFNFLIQPSSTSLQDLIQQIDDGLIVDQMLGGGGGISGDFSINIDLGYRVQNGQVIGRVKDTMVAGNIYSALKQLVTLGGDADWNGSCYTPSLIVEGLSTTSRNN; this is encoded by the coding sequence ATGGGTTCTGAAAATTTGTCACAAGATACGCTAGCAGAACATCTGCTGGAGCTAGCCATTAAGTCTGGAGCAGAAGCCGCTGAAGTGTATCAGTCGCGATCGCTTTCTCGACCAATATTTTTTGAGGCCAACCGCCTCAAGCAGCTCGAAACTAGCCAATCTGAAGGTACAGCACTGCGGTTGTGGCGTAATGGCCGCCCCGGACTCACTGTGGCTTACGGTTCCGTAGAACCGCAAGCGATGGTAGAACGCTCTCTAGCCTTGAGTCAACTTAATCAACCAGAACCAGTGGAGTTGGGAACTAACTCTCAGCCATCCTATCCAGACTTAGGAAAAAGTGTGCCGATAGAGGTTTTGGTCAACTGGGGTAAAGAAGCGATCGCTCTGGTTCGAGATGCTTATCCAGATGTACTTTGCAATAGCGATTGGGAATGTGATGTGGAAAACACTAGACTTGTCAATACCGCAGGTCTAGATTGTTACTACACAGATACAACCCTCAGCTGCTATATGTCAGCTGAATGGATACGAGGCGATGATTTTTTGAGCGTTTCTGATGGTCAAACTCAACGGGACGAACTCGACCCGGAAAAACTTGCTTACCAAATTTTACAACGGTTAATTTGGGCTAGAGAAAACGTCTCACCTCCTAGCGGTCGCGTTCCAGTTTTATTCACATCTAAAGCTGCTGATATGCTCTGGGGTACGGTGCAAGCAGCCTTGAATGGCAAACGCGTTCTGGAAAAAGCTTCGCCTTGGGCGGAACGCGTGGGTAAGCCAGTCGTTGCACCTAGCCTCACTCTCTACCAAGACCCCGAAGCCGGGCCTTACAGTTGTCCTTTTGATGATGAAGGTTCTCCTACCCAGCCTCTAGTATTTATCCAAAATGGAGTATTACAAAATTTTTATTGCGATCGCACTACCGGACGTCAACTAGGTATTGGTAGCACGGGTAATGGTTTTCGCCCCAGTTTGGGTAGTTATCCTTCTCCCGGTTTATTTAATTTTTTGATTCAGCCGAGTTCTACATCACTACAAGATCTGATTCAACAAATAGATGATGGCTTGATTGTCGATCAAATGCTAGGTGGAGGTGGCGGTATTTCTGGTGACTTTTCTATCAATATTGATTTAGGCTATCGCGTACAAAATGGTCAGGTAATTGGACGCGTTAAAGATACAATGGTTGCGGGTAATATCTACTCAGCTCTCAAACAATTAGTAACCCTAGGTGGCGATGCTGATTGGAATGGTTCTTGTTACACTCCCTCCCTCATAGTAGAAGGACTCTCGACTACCAGTAGAAATAATTAA